The Telopea speciosissima isolate NSW1024214 ecotype Mountain lineage chromosome 11, Tspe_v1, whole genome shotgun sequence genome includes the window atcTTTTCAGGGCCACACTGAAGGCTTTAACATAGGATACAGTTTTTCATTATTCTCAAACATCTTTTGATACATTGgatttctaataaaatatcTAGGGGTTGGCCCGGGTCCCAGTGAATATTCtggtttaaaaaaacaaaaaaaaggcacCCCCTAAAAGTTGAGGTCTTGCACTGAATGGTCCCCGGGTAATATGTGCTCCAATTGATATATAGGATTCCAACGAAGGGAAGGCAGGAGTCCTTCAACCACATTACTCATTAAAGAATAGATGCCCAAAAGGGTGAAAGGGATTGCAATGGAGTGGAGTAAAAGGGACCACTCTAGTGGGCTAGTGGCCTTACTTAAGAGAGATGCAGTGATGGTGAATGAGAGCCATGGTTACAATGCATTTGTCACTAAACATGGTGACAACAAGAATTCCCATTCATTAGTTATCCATGTTCACCGCTTTGAGAATGACATACACAAAATATACATATACACGTGGCAAGGCAACATGAACATTCACCCCCTCGCGTCAACAGGTGTCCCGTGTATAAATAACCTAACGTGCTCTCCAAGCGTCATCCCAATCTCCTCCGGCCTTCCTCAGCTGTGTGCTcttcttattttgattggtttgtTCCGGTCTCTTTGTGTGTGTTGTGTGTAAAGAAAGCATGTCTTCCGAAGAAGGGGTTTCTACATTTGAGGTGGAGTTTGAGATCAAGTGCTCAGCAGAGAAATTCTTCGACATTTACGCAGACCATGTAACCATGTTACCACAGGTCCTCCCTCACATGTTTAGAAGCACCACAGTTGTTAAAGGGGATGGCAAGAGTGTGGGTTCTGTAGTGGACTGGGAATATTTTTTAGGTAACTATTAACATTCTTCCCTTCTGAATTAATTGCTTCCAAACAGAGACcctttatttatgtatatattttacTAATTAAACCTAACTTTGGGTTAACTCTTGTTGATCACAGAGCCACCTAGCTTTGAGACTGCAAGGCAAACGATTGAAGCaatagatgaagaaaaaatgGTACTCACCAAAAGATTCTACGGTGGTGATCTGGGGAAAAAGTTTGATCTTTACAGAGCCACACTGACGGCTTTTAAGAAAGATGGAAAGAACTATGTGAAGTGGTGTCTTGATATCAAGAAGACGCATGGAGAAATTCCTGAGCCACATGATTATATGGATTTTATTGAGAAGTTCACCAAAGAGTTCGACTCTAGCCTTGCCACTGGAAATGTTTCTGCATAGACAGAAAGCAGAAGTAacctagctagctagctagctagagAATGTGTGTGGCAGTGTGGCACTACCTAGGTTGCAtctaaataaaagataaagatttCTCTACTTCCATGAACTTGAAGACCATATCTTACTG containing:
- the LOC122646693 gene encoding MLP-like protein 423 encodes the protein MSSEEGVSTFEVEFEIKCSAEKFFDIYADHVTMLPQVLPHMFRSTTVVKGDGKSVGSVVDWEYFLEPPSFETARQTIEAIDEEKMVLTKRFYGGDLGKKFDLYRATLTAFKKDGKNYVKWCLDIKKTHGEIPEPHDYMDFIEKFTKEFDSSLATGNVSA